From the genome of Deinococcus aerius, one region includes:
- a CDS encoding S8/S53 family peptidase: MGRIAGVRGSVLPAITGLPPRRIAPLAGWKQPLNEAVTLTPRPTLLRGVPMGAILPDTLRQNQRELLKGVNGEAIRRALSSLRGGVNSRVYAPNGRVEAYFRGLGVSGDGMDLCATSYSLPILSADEARVLGAIYAEPDNLPADIAPTKELGTETTAPPNPAAQRKSEQAGHEENVGTLEAVRPSPRPGKYRPIIYVIDTMTEDEAGRQRDDYVSRDGAGTPHYGHGRHIAAIIKQLFEAPPEDLVSLAACDSSGRCATPKVIHAICQAIMARRTTGRPVLVNLSLSTPVPGKYLRQVIDLAVREGVMFVAAHGSGTPLRPGSYECRELQDEDQCHYFPADWSAVAGPLGQHVISVAALERADGSSQWSDYPYGRVVLAGGRNIPPDVRAPGVFYFPSPETPNSAGERFRFPGTSFAAPVVTGLLAQLMSTGTRQKPSEWTGGLDLTKGP; the protein is encoded by the coding sequence ATGGGAAGAATCGCGGGGGTGAGGGGCTCGGTCCTGCCCGCCATCACCGGGTTGCCCCCCCGGCGCATAGCCCCCCTGGCAGGCTGGAAGCAACCCCTCAATGAGGCCGTCACCCTGACCCCGCGCCCGACGCTTCTGCGCGGTGTGCCCATGGGCGCCATCCTGCCCGACACGCTGCGGCAAAACCAGCGGGAGCTGCTGAAGGGCGTCAACGGGGAGGCCATCCGGCGGGCCCTGTCCAGTCTCCGGGGGGGAGTCAACAGCCGCGTCTACGCCCCCAACGGCCGGGTCGAGGCCTATTTCAGGGGGCTGGGAGTGTCGGGGGACGGCATGGACCTCTGCGCGACCTCCTACTCGCTTCCAATCCTCTCGGCGGATGAGGCTCGAGTGCTTGGGGCCATCTACGCCGAGCCGGACAACCTTCCTGCGGACATCGCCCCGACGAAGGAACTGGGCACGGAGACCACGGCACCCCCCAACCCCGCCGCCCAGCGTAAGAGCGAGCAGGCCGGGCACGAGGAGAACGTCGGGACCCTGGAGGCGGTCAGGCCGTCCCCTCGCCCAGGGAAGTACCGGCCAATCATTTACGTCATCGACACCATGACCGAGGACGAGGCGGGTCGGCAAAGGGATGACTATGTCAGCCGTGATGGGGCCGGAACGCCGCATTACGGCCATGGAAGACATATTGCTGCCATTATCAAGCAGCTCTTTGAGGCTCCCCCCGAAGACCTGGTGAGCCTGGCGGCCTGCGACTCGAGTGGACGTTGCGCGACCCCCAAGGTCATTCACGCTATCTGTCAGGCGATCATGGCGCGGCGCACAACAGGACGGCCCGTACTCGTCAACCTGAGCCTGAGTACGCCAGTTCCCGGGAAGTATCTCCGGCAGGTCATTGACCTGGCCGTTCGGGAAGGCGTCATGTTCGTGGCCGCCCACGGCAGTGGCACGCCGCTGCGGCCAGGCAGCTACGAGTGCCGCGAACTGCAGGACGAGGACCAGTGCCACTACTTTCCTGCCGATTGGAGTGCAGTGGCGGGGCCACTGGGCCAGCACGTCATCAGTGTGGCGGCATTGGAGCGCGCGGACGGTTCCAGCCAGTGGTCTGACTATCCATACGGGCGGGTCGTGCTGGCGGGCGGCAGGAACATTCCGCCGGACGTCCGGGCTCCAGGTGTCTTCTACTTCCCATCGCCTGAAACCCCGAACTCGGCAGGCGAGCGTTTCCGCTTTCCAGGAACCTCATTTGCGGCGCCCGTGGTCACCGGGCTGCTGGCTCAGCTCATGAGTACCGGCACCCGGCAAAAGCCGAGCGAATGGACGGGTGGACTTGACCTGACGAAGGGGCCATAA
- a CDS encoding vWA domain-containing protein → MRRAVLLLTALLASGSFTRAQTGETPSEGAPSVTLRRLPSTSQACGLPAGPLPTATRAVFILDTSGSMRGLGDGRANIFGRVKTAVNAYVRARNPDRVDLVTFDSGPRFSRSYALPGDRGRWNTDLAALRANGQNTYLYRSVARALAPLSRDRRYATTVFILTDGIDNDPDPAYTARRALAAFRAPGPLDALYYVALGTEIPADARAALRENAATQGLTVPAGQVPTLGAFGNSLASVTDPERVSVPFPDGTRLTLAPGDAAGQVRLVDGVVRDGAARLGVSGRLPSGTPALLCAPPVRPGGHPRRVLLRLNVAPAPRLTWLNPGADRTLRVGETVTLRYRLGTDTPPGGLTLRLPAGLTGSLLRLPGEREVGVHLENAGLTAGRTVQPVLTLADGRRLALPGITGSPAVGAVPLGAGEARFRPDPRLLAGLGGLLLLGLLGVALRAWRRRRPRPVRRVVQPAPVPTVEGIRYSEDRTLALVGQDGRVTAVPMPLGGPFDLGQVGRVPHLSGLRLEQDREGLRVRRLPPDLEVSQGARLVREEDVVRPGTLLGVAVARPARSPHPPLGTLVGLGLPLRLRAEGVTLHVTGPYGDHALTLSPGVTDLGEAFRARALHGLKVAPSGPHVLLAALPEEITVRRAADGAELRPGTYLPPEAHLGLPGAD, encoded by the coding sequence ATGCGCCGCGCCGTCCTTCTCCTCACCGCCCTGCTCGCCAGCGGTTCGTTCACCCGAGCCCAGACTGGGGAAACGCCGTCAGAGGGGGCCCCGAGCGTCACCCTGAGGCGGTTGCCGAGTACGTCCCAGGCCTGCGGGCTGCCCGCCGGGCCGCTGCCCACCGCGACGCGGGCCGTGTTCATCCTGGACACCAGCGGCTCCATGCGCGGCCTCGGGGACGGGCGGGCGAACATCTTCGGGCGCGTCAAGACTGCCGTGAACGCCTACGTCCGCGCCCGCAACCCCGACCGGGTGGATCTGGTGACCTTCGACAGCGGGCCGCGCTTCAGCCGGAGCTACGCCCTGCCGGGCGACCGGGGCCGCTGGAACACCGACCTCGCCGCGCTGCGGGCGAACGGGCAGAACACCTACCTGTACCGCAGCGTGGCGCGGGCGCTCGCGCCGTTGAGTAGGGACCGGCGCTACGCCACGACCGTGTTCATCCTGACCGACGGCATCGACAACGACCCTGACCCCGCCTACACGGCCCGGCGGGCACTGGCCGCCTTCCGCGCCCCCGGCCCCCTCGACGCGCTGTACTACGTGGCGCTGGGCACCGAGATCCCCGCCGACGCCCGCGCCGCCCTGCGGGAGAATGCCGCCACGCAGGGACTCACCGTGCCCGCCGGCCAGGTGCCGACACTGGGGGCGTTCGGAAACAGCCTCGCCAGCGTCACCGACCCCGAACGGGTGAGTGTTCCCTTTCCCGACGGCACGCGGCTGACCCTGGCCCCGGGGGACGCGGCGGGGCAGGTCCGCCTGGTGGACGGGGTGGTGCGGGACGGGGCCGCGCGGCTGGGGGTGAGTGGGCGTCTGCCGTCCGGCACGCCCGCCCTGCTGTGCGCGCCGCCCGTCAGGCCGGGGGGACACCCGCGCCGGGTGCTCCTGCGGCTCAACGTCGCCCCCGCCCCGCGCCTGACCTGGCTGAACCCCGGGGCCGACCGCACCCTCCGGGTCGGCGAAACGGTCACCCTCCGCTACCGCCTGGGGACAGACACGCCGCCGGGAGGGCTGACCCTGCGACTTCCGGCGGGTCTGACCGGAAGCCTGCTGCGGCTCCCCGGCGAGCGCGAGGTCGGGGTGCATCTGGAGAACGCGGGGCTGACGGCGGGCCGCACGGTCCAGCCGGTCCTGACGCTGGCGGATGGCCGCCGCCTGGCGCTGCCGGGCATCACGGGGAGCCCCGCGGTCGGAGCTGTCCCGCTGGGCGCCGGGGAGGCCCGCTTCCGTCCCGACCCTCGCCTGCTGGCGGGGCTGGGCGGGCTGCTCCTACTCGGCCTGCTCGGCGTGGCGCTGCGGGCCTGGCGGCGTCGGCGGCCCCGCCCGGTTCGCCGCGTCGTCCAACCGGCCCCCGTCCCCACCGTCGAGGGCATTCGCTACAGCGAGGACCGGACCCTGGCGCTGGTGGGGCAGGACGGGCGGGTGACGGCGGTGCCCATGCCGCTCGGCGGACCCTTCGACCTGGGGCAGGTCGGGCGGGTGCCGCACCTCAGCGGGCTGCGGCTGGAACAGGACCGCGAGGGCCTGCGCGTGCGCCGCCTGCCCCCCGACCTGGAGGTGAGCCAGGGCGCCCGGCTGGTGCGCGAGGAGGACGTGGTGCGCCCCGGCACCCTGCTCGGCGTGGCGGTCGCCCGCCCCGCCCGCTCGCCCCACCCGCCGCTGGGCACCCTGGTCGGGCTGGGGCTGCCGCTGCGCCTGCGCGCCGAGGGGGTGACCCTCCACGTCACCGGCCCCTACGGTGACCACGCGCTGACCCTGAGCCCGGGCGTCACCGACCTGGGGGAAGCCTTCCGCGCGCGCGCCCTGCACGGGCTGAAGGTCGCCCCCAGCGGACCGCATGTCCTCCTCGCCGCCCTGCCCGAGGAGATCACCGTTCGCCGCGCCGCCGACGGGGCTGAACTCCGGCCCGGGACGTACCTGCCGCCCGAGGCGCACCTCGGGTTGCCGGGGGCGGACTGA
- a CDS encoding DNA topoisomerase subunit B — translation MTQTHEYDASSISILKGLEAVRKRPGMYVQGGTGVDGYHQLLTEIIDNAIDEGLGGFATEVHVIMHADGSATVTDNGRGIPVDVMKSENRPAIEVIFTELHAGGKFGGGAYKVSGGLHGVGSSVVNALSTYLDVTVNKGGKLHHIRFERGAVTTPLEVAGPTPKDVKWATKVTFHPDPAVFSEFENKFNYDRIRGRLRELAYLTGLKIVVRDERTELHAGEIREEVFHEKGGIANFARALVLDDGKLLYDQPIVMRGTHADVEVEVAFIHANTYSSDNILTYANMIRTRDGGTPLTGFKTAYTRILNKYAKDKNLIKSGNPVPSGDDLLEGIYCVVSVKLGDPQFESQAKVKLLNSEAQTAVNAIVGEKFAEFLEENPKIGRTIVEKAAEAARAREAARKARDIVRRSNPLENDDLPGKLADCSSQDPSESELFIVEGISAGGSAKGGRERRFQAILPLRGKILNVEKAELNKILKNAEIRALIGAIGAGVEGTGDRMHFDLSNLRYHKIIIMTDADMDGGHIATLLLTFFYRYMRPVVEAGYLYIAQPPLYRIMVGREKKGTYLYTEEELKAHVARANKEGKKYEIQRFKGLGEMNADQLWDTTMNPETRALKQVRVEDLIIANEVFENLMGNEVAPRKRFIQENARFAEISV, via the coding sequence ATGACGCAGACTCACGAATACGACGCCAGCTCCATCTCGATTCTCAAGGGGCTGGAAGCGGTTCGCAAGCGGCCCGGCATGTACGTGCAGGGCGGCACGGGCGTGGACGGCTACCACCAGCTCCTCACCGAGATTATCGACAACGCCATCGACGAGGGCCTGGGGGGCTTCGCCACCGAGGTCCACGTCATCATGCACGCCGACGGCTCGGCCACCGTCACCGACAACGGGCGCGGCATCCCCGTGGACGTGATGAAGTCCGAGAACCGCCCCGCCATCGAGGTCATCTTCACCGAGCTGCATGCGGGCGGCAAGTTCGGCGGCGGCGCCTACAAAGTGTCCGGCGGCCTGCACGGGGTGGGTTCCAGCGTGGTGAACGCGCTGTCCACCTACCTCGACGTGACGGTCAACAAGGGCGGCAAGCTGCACCACATCCGCTTCGAGCGGGGCGCCGTGACCACGCCGCTGGAGGTGGCCGGCCCCACCCCCAAGGACGTGAAGTGGGCCACCAAGGTCACCTTCCACCCCGACCCCGCCGTCTTCAGCGAGTTCGAGAACAAGTTCAACTACGACCGCATTCGGGGCCGCCTGCGCGAGCTGGCCTACCTGACCGGCCTGAAGATTGTTGTCCGCGACGAGCGCACCGAGCTGCACGCCGGGGAGATTCGGGAAGAGGTCTTTCACGAGAAGGGCGGCATCGCCAACTTCGCCCGCGCGCTCGTGCTCGACGACGGCAAGCTGCTGTACGACCAGCCCATCGTGATGCGCGGCACCCACGCGGATGTGGAGGTGGAAGTCGCCTTCATCCACGCGAACACGTACTCCAGCGACAACATCCTGACGTACGCGAACATGATCCGCACCCGCGACGGGGGCACGCCGCTGACCGGTTTCAAGACCGCCTACACGCGCATCCTGAACAAGTATGCCAAGGACAAGAACCTCATCAAGTCCGGCAACCCGGTTCCCAGCGGCGACGACCTGCTGGAGGGCATCTACTGCGTCGTGTCGGTCAAGCTGGGCGACCCGCAGTTCGAGTCGCAGGCGAAGGTCAAGCTGCTGAACAGTGAGGCGCAGACCGCCGTGAACGCGATTGTCGGCGAGAAGTTCGCGGAGTTTCTCGAAGAGAACCCCAAGATCGGCCGCACCATCGTGGAGAAGGCCGCCGAGGCCGCCCGCGCCCGCGAGGCCGCCCGCAAGGCCCGCGATATCGTCCGGCGCTCCAACCCGCTGGAGAACGATGACCTGCCGGGCAAGCTCGCCGACTGCTCCAGCCAGGACCCCAGCGAGAGCGAACTCTTCATCGTGGAGGGCATCTCGGCCGGAGGCTCGGCCAAGGGTGGGCGTGAGCGCCGCTTCCAGGCGATCCTCCCCCTGCGCGGCAAGATCCTGAACGTCGAGAAGGCCGAGCTGAACAAGATCCTGAAGAACGCCGAGATTCGGGCGCTCATCGGGGCGATCGGCGCGGGCGTGGAGGGCACCGGGGACCGGATGCACTTCGACCTCTCCAACCTCCGCTACCACAAGATCATCATCATGACGGACGCGGACATGGACGGCGGGCACATCGCCACGCTGCTGCTCACGTTCTTCTACCGCTACATGCGCCCGGTCGTCGAGGCGGGCTACCTCTACATCGCGCAGCCGCCGCTGTACCGCATCATGGTGGGCCGCGAGAAGAAGGGCACCTACCTCTACACCGAGGAGGAACTCAAGGCACACGTGGCCCGCGCGAACAAGGAAGGCAAGAAGTACGAGATTCAGCGCTTCAAGGGGCTCGGCGAGATGAACGCTGACCAGCTCTGGGACACGACGATGAACCCCGAGACGCGGGCCTTGAAGCAGGTGCGGGTCGAGGACCTGATCATCGCCAACGAGGTCTTCGAGAACCTGATGGGCAACGAAGTGGCGCCGCGCAAGAGGTTTATCCAGGAGAACGCGCGGTTTGCGGAGATTAGCGTGTAA
- the kynU gene encoding kynureninase, whose product MRRDLFAMPPGIYLDGNSLGLMPHAAREAVLRRLTEWETLAVGGWDSWFGLAESLSPSVARLVGALPHEVIATGSITANLHALLATLYRPQGARRHLVATSLDFPSDVYALQSWAQRHGAEVRLIPSRDGNTLEEEDILAALTDDVAVALLPTVLYRSGQLLDVEGLTRQARERGVLIGWDAAHSVGSVPHDLHVAGADFAVWCHYKYVNAGPGAPGGLFLHERHHGLLPGLRGWWGHDKGTQFEMAHTFRPATGAGAHQLGTPPILALAALEGALTVFDTVSMEEVRARSLALTNHLMTLVDAHLPEMRVVTPREPERRGGHVALAHPEAHALSLALRARGIVPDFRQPDILRLAPVALYNTEAEVGETVRVLRELLDTGAHRAVEAAGLVT is encoded by the coding sequence ATGAGGCGCGACCTCTTCGCCATGCCCCCCGGCATCTACCTCGACGGCAACAGCCTGGGGTTGATGCCGCACGCCGCCCGGGAAGCCGTCCTGCGCCGCCTGACCGAGTGGGAGACCCTGGCCGTCGGCGGCTGGGATTCGTGGTTCGGCCTCGCCGAGTCGCTCTCGCCCTCAGTCGCGCGGTTGGTCGGGGCGCTCCCGCACGAGGTCATCGCCACGGGGAGCATCACCGCCAACCTGCACGCCCTGCTCGCCACGCTGTACCGGCCACAGGGGGCACGTCGTCACCTCGTCGCCACCTCGCTCGACTTTCCCTCGGACGTGTACGCCCTGCAAAGCTGGGCCCAGCGGCACGGGGCAGAGGTGCGTCTCATCCCCAGCCGTGACGGGAATACGCTGGAAGAGGAGGACATCCTCGCCGCGCTCACGGACGACGTGGCCGTGGCGCTGCTGCCCACCGTGCTGTACCGCTCCGGGCAACTCCTCGACGTGGAGGGGCTGACCCGGCAGGCGCGGGAACGGGGTGTCCTGATCGGCTGGGACGCGGCACACAGTGTTGGGAGCGTGCCGCATGACTTGCACGTCGCGGGGGCTGATTTCGCCGTCTGGTGCCACTACAAGTACGTGAATGCAGGCCCCGGCGCACCCGGTGGCCTCTTCCTGCACGAACGGCATCACGGCCTCCTGCCCGGCCTGCGCGGCTGGTGGGGCCACGACAAGGGCACCCAGTTCGAGATGGCGCACACCTTCCGCCCCGCAACCGGCGCGGGAGCCCATCAACTCGGCACGCCGCCCATCCTCGCCCTCGCCGCGCTGGAGGGGGCGCTGACCGTCTTCGACACGGTGAGCATGGAGGAGGTGCGGGCACGCAGCCTGGCGCTCACCAACCACCTGATGACCCTGGTGGATGCCCACCTGCCCGAGATGCGGGTCGTCACCCCGCGGGAGCCCGAGCGGCGCGGCGGTCACGTCGCCCTCGCGCACCCGGAGGCGCACGCCCTCAGCCTGGCCCTGCGCGCCCGCGGGATCGTTCCCGATTTTCGCCAGCCGGACATCCTGCGCCTGGCGCCCGTCGCCCTCTACAACACGGAGGCCGAGGTGGGGGAGACGGTGAGGGTGCTGCGTGAACTGCTGGACACCGGGGCGCACCGGGCGGTGGAGGCAGCGGGGCTGGTCACCTAG
- a CDS encoding cyclase family protein, whose protein sequence is MIDISRPLTPGHPNWPGDLPFRVEPGMRIARGDSVNTGELHTSTHTGTHVDAPWHYDDAGERLDEVGLEPYLGRCRVVTVRAEGGLVRPGALADLPEALPPRLLLHTGQPARWAEFPADFAALDPELVREVARRGVRLIGTDSPSVDPLTSKTLDAHHACRETGVLILEGLNLSGVPDGEYDLVCLPLPLAEVDGAPARAILLPAGTLPGGGA, encoded by the coding sequence ATGATCGACATCTCGCGGCCCCTCACGCCGGGGCATCCCAACTGGCCGGGCGACCTGCCCTTCCGGGTCGAGCCGGGTATGCGGATCGCCCGGGGCGACAGCGTGAACACCGGGGAACTCCACACCAGCACCCACACGGGCACCCACGTGGACGCCCCCTGGCACTACGACGACGCGGGCGAGCGGCTGGACGAGGTCGGGCTGGAACCGTACCTGGGCCGCTGCCGGGTCGTGACGGTGCGGGCGGAGGGGGGGCTGGTCCGGCCCGGTGCGCTCGCGGACCTGCCGGAGGCCCTTCCGCCCCGGCTGCTGCTGCACACCGGGCAGCCCGCCCGCTGGGCCGAGTTCCCGGCCGACTTCGCCGCCCTCGACCCCGAGCTGGTGCGGGAGGTGGCCCGCCGGGGCGTCCGGCTGATCGGCACGGACAGCCCCAGCGTGGACCCGCTGACGAGCAAGACATTGGACGCGCACCACGCCTGCCGGGAGACGGGCGTGCTGATCCTGGAGGGCCTGAATCTTTCCGGGGTGCCCGACGGCGAGTACGACCTGGTGTGTCTGCCGCTGCCGCTGGCGGAGGTGGACGGTGCCCCGGCCCGCGCCATCCTCCTGCCCGCCGGAACCCTGCCCGGGGGTGGGGCATGA
- a CDS encoding MFS transporter, with amino-acid sequence MRIAAPSSPAGKLQTFAALQNPQFRWLWIALLVSAVGTWMQIVAQSLLVLRVTNNSSVALGTVSLAQAAAFVLFSFVGGGVADRFDKRKLLLVTQSLLALCAGLLGILTLTRHITLPGILLISFVASAVLSFDQPTRGALVPLLVPRELLTNAVALQSVAFSAAAAVGPALAGFLSGPLGPGGIFLLNAVSFVLILIVLWRLRLSGRATARDARGSFLQSLKEALGAIRHDRALPWLISGYGAVLFFGPSVSLILPIFAQRVLHLDNVGLGWLFTAVGLGNILGGLTVASFRRLEHQGRVFLGAVVGWVAALVALGLSHSLWGAMAALFVFGIALNVVQSVAIAMMQGRVEDRLRGRLMSVNTLLMMGLRPLGDFPAGALATVIGPGGVVLVGAGVVALFTGFFWTRKGLREA; translated from the coding sequence ATGCGTATCGCCGCGCCGTCCTCCCCAGCAGGCAAGCTCCAGACCTTCGCCGCCCTCCAGAATCCGCAGTTCCGCTGGCTGTGGATCGCCCTGCTCGTGTCGGCGGTGGGGACCTGGATGCAGATCGTGGCGCAGAGCCTCCTCGTCCTGCGGGTCACGAACAATTCCAGCGTGGCCCTCGGCACGGTGTCGCTGGCGCAGGCGGCGGCCTTCGTGCTGTTCTCCTTCGTCGGGGGCGGGGTGGCCGACCGCTTCGACAAGCGCAAACTGCTCCTGGTCACCCAGTCGCTGCTGGCGCTGTGTGCTGGCCTGCTCGGCATCCTGACTCTCACCCGGCATATCACGCTGCCGGGCATCCTGCTGATCTCGTTTGTCGCCAGCGCGGTGCTGAGCTTCGACCAGCCGACCCGGGGCGCCCTCGTGCCCCTGCTGGTGCCCCGGGAATTGCTGACGAACGCCGTCGCCCTGCAATCGGTGGCCTTCAGCGCGGCGGCGGCGGTGGGTCCGGCGCTGGCGGGCTTTCTGTCGGGGCCGCTGGGGCCGGGCGGCATTTTCCTGCTGAACGCGGTGAGTTTCGTCCTGATCCTCATCGTGCTGTGGCGCCTCCGGCTCTCGGGCCGGGCGACGGCGCGCGACGCGAGGGGAAGTTTTCTCCAGTCCCTCAAGGAGGCGCTGGGGGCCATTCGTCATGACCGGGCGCTGCCCTGGCTCATCAGCGGCTACGGGGCCGTGCTGTTCTTCGGGCCGAGCGTGTCGCTGATCCTGCCGATCTTCGCTCAGCGGGTGCTGCACCTGGACAACGTGGGGCTGGGCTGGCTGTTCACCGCCGTGGGCCTGGGCAACATCCTGGGCGGCCTGACGGTGGCCTCGTTCAGGAGACTGGAGCATCAGGGGCGGGTGTTCCTGGGCGCGGTGGTCGGCTGGGTGGCCGCGCTCGTGGCGCTGGGCCTCTCGCACAGCCTGTGGGGGGCGATGGCCGCGCTGTTCGTGTTCGGGATCGCCCTGAACGTGGTGCAGTCGGTCGCCATCGCCATGATGCAGGGCCGGGTCGAGGATCGGCTGCGGGGCCGCCTCATGAGCGTCAACACCCTGCTGATGATGGGCCTGCGCCCGCTGGGTGACTTCCCCGCCGGAGCCCTGGCGACCGTCATCGGCCCGGGCGGCGTGGTGCTTGTCGGCGCGGGGGTGGTCGCCCTGTTCACGGGTTTTTTCTGGACCCGGAAGGGGTTGAGGGAGGCTTGA
- a CDS encoding DNA polymerase/3'-5' exonuclease PolX: protein MAEQHSGASASEQSEQETQAEPRSGGPAQRPTGPGRSGGASPELTRKALSGVLKTTADLLDLLGQEAFRANAYRGAARSLEALDTDVGALVESGFAGIPKVGRSIAAELAVYARTGTFEPLEDAASQIPPGVLGLFRVRGLGPKKIRALWDAGIDSLETLREGARDGRVAALKGFGPKSAGTILEAVEFALSAQERQFLSTGLDVSEALAAWLDGLEPRVAGDARRGLETVRAARVTVTGTAEDVTARLAGRVEDLTPVDPKPLLSGRVDGVPVEIAYAPAEARGALDLMMGGSAAYREALRAEARAQDFDLGGRGLKRNGTLLPTPTEEDVTRALNLPLRPAEYREPEHDGVWETLPAPGELVTVADLKGMLHTHSVWSDGAATLPEMVEETLRLGHAYLGTGDHSRAAHYANGLSIERLRAYIREIRELQRAGLPILAGAEVDILEDGSLDYPDEELLNLDYVVASVHSLFTLDRERQTERLVRAVSHPLTTILGHPTGRLLLRRPSYTLDLDAVLAACEENGTVVEINANAYRLDLDWRDALRWRDRLTFAINTDAHVLNGLSDTRYGVATARKAGLTPDRVVNTLGQEDFLAFVRRQREERGQA from the coding sequence ATGGCTGAACAACATTCCGGGGCGTCAGCCTCCGAGCAGAGCGAGCAGGAAACGCAGGCGGAGCCGCGCAGCGGAGGCCCGGCCCAGCGCCCCACCGGGCCGGGCCGTAGCGGAGGGGCTTCGCCTGAACTCACGCGCAAGGCCCTCAGCGGCGTCCTGAAGACCACCGCCGACCTCCTCGACCTGCTGGGGCAGGAGGCCTTCCGCGCGAACGCCTACCGGGGCGCGGCGCGCAGCCTGGAGGCGCTCGATACGGACGTGGGCGCACTCGTCGAGTCCGGCTTCGCGGGCATCCCCAAGGTCGGGCGGAGCATCGCCGCCGAACTCGCCGTCTATGCCCGCACCGGCACCTTCGAGCCGCTGGAGGACGCGGCCAGCCAGATTCCGCCCGGCGTGCTGGGCCTATTTCGCGTGCGCGGGCTGGGGCCGAAGAAGATTCGCGCCCTGTGGGACGCCGGGATCGACTCGCTGGAGACGCTGCGGGAGGGCGCGAGGGACGGACGCGTGGCGGCCCTCAAGGGCTTCGGCCCCAAGAGCGCGGGGACCATCCTGGAGGCCGTCGAGTTCGCCCTGAGCGCCCAGGAACGCCAGTTCCTCTCGACCGGGCTGGACGTGTCGGAGGCGCTGGCCGCGTGGCTGGACGGGCTGGAACCGCGCGTGGCCGGGGACGCCCGGCGCGGCCTGGAAACCGTGAGGGCCGCCCGGGTGACCGTCACGGGAACGGCGGAGGACGTGACCGCGCGGCTGGCGGGACGGGTGGAAGACCTGACCCCGGTGGACCCCAAGCCGCTGCTCTCGGGCCGGGTGGACGGCGTGCCCGTCGAGATCGCCTACGCCCCCGCCGAGGCCCGCGGCGCCCTCGACCTGATGATGGGTGGGAGCGCCGCTTACCGCGAGGCGCTGCGGGCGGAAGCGAGAGCGCAGGATTTCGACCTCGGCGGGCGGGGGTTGAAACGGAACGGAACACTTCTCCCCACCCCCACCGAGGAGGACGTGACCCGCGCCCTGAACCTCCCCCTGCGCCCCGCCGAGTACCGCGAGCCGGAGCACGACGGCGTGTGGGAGACGCTACCCGCCCCCGGGGAACTCGTCACCGTGGCCGACCTGAAGGGGATGCTGCACACCCACTCCGTCTGGTCGGACGGGGCGGCCACCCTCCCCGAGATGGTGGAGGAAACGCTGCGGCTGGGGCACGCTTACCTGGGCACGGGCGACCACTCGCGCGCCGCCCACTACGCCAACGGCCTGAGCATCGAGCGCCTGCGGGCCTACATCCGCGAGATCCGCGAACTCCAGCGTGCGGGCCTCCCCATCCTGGCGGGCGCGGAGGTGGACATCCTGGAGGACGGCTCGCTCGACTACCCCGACGAGGAGTTGCTGAACCTCGACTACGTCGTGGCAAGTGTCCACAGCCTGTTCACCCTCGACCGCGAGCGGCAGACGGAGCGGCTGGTGCGGGCCGTCTCGCACCCGCTGACCACCATCCTGGGCCACCCCACGGGCCGTCTGCTGCTGCGCCGCCCGAGTTACACGCTCGACCTCGACGCGGTGCTCGCCGCCTGCGAGGAAAACGGCACCGTCGTGGAGATCAACGCCAACGCCTACCGCCTCGACCTCGACTGGCGCGACGCCCTGCGCTGGCGCGACCGCCTGACCTTCGCCATCAACACCGACGCCCACGTTCTGAACGGGCTGAGTGACACCCGTTACGGCGTCGCTACCGCCCGCAAGGCCGGACTGACACCGGACCGGGTCGTCAACACGCTGGGACAGGAGGACTTCCTGGCGTTTGTGCGGCGGCAGCGGGAGGAGCGGGGACAGGCCTAG